A single genomic interval of Malania oleifera isolate guangnan ecotype guangnan chromosome 13, ASM2987363v1, whole genome shotgun sequence harbors:
- the LOC131146962 gene encoding short-chain dehydrogenase TIC 32, chloroplastic-like — protein sequence MWFFGSKGPSGFSCYSTAEEVTDGIDGTGLTAIVTGASSGIGTETARVLALRGVHVIMGVRNVATGTVVKDTIVKEIPAAKVDVLELDLSSMASVKKFASDINSSGRALNILVNNAGVMGIPFTLSKDNIELQFATNHIGHFLLTNLLLDAMKRTAHESGKEGRIVNVSSDFHRISYHEGIRFDKINDQSGYNSYLAYGQSKLANLLHANELARQLKEDGAEITANSLHPGVVATNIIRSKSIFAGIVNKFGKYVFRNVQQGAATTCYLALNPQVKGISGEYFVDCNLAKASWRGTDVELGKKLWDFSMNLVK from the exons ATGTGGTTTTTTGGCAGTAAAGGGCCATCTGGGTTCTCATGTTATTCCACAGCCGAGGAAGTTACCGATGGGATCGACGGAACTGGCCTCACTGCCATCGTTACAG GAGCATCAAGTGGTATTGGCACTGAAACTGCGCGCGTTCTTGCACTGCGTGGTGTCCATGTTATCATGGGGGTCAGAAATGTGGCTACTGGTACAGTGGTCAAAGACACTATTGTTAAGGAAATTCCTGCTGCCAAAGTTGATGTGTTGGAATTGGATCTCAGCTCAATGGCATCTGTAAAGAAATTTGCATCCGACATTAATTCCTCAGGCCGCGCTCTGAACATCTTAGT TAACAATGCAGGAGTAATGGGGATCCCTTTCACACTTTCTAAGGACAATATTGAACTGCAGTTTGCAACAAATCACATAG gccattttcttttgacaaatctATTGTTGGACGCCATGAAAAGAACAGCTCATGAAAGTGGCAAAGAAGGAAGGATTGTCAATGTTTCCTCAGACTTTCACCGGATTTCTTATCATGAAGGAATTCGTTTCGATAAAATCAATGATCAATCAGG GTACAACAGTTACTTGGCATATGGACAATCAAAGCTTGCTAACCTTTTGCATGCTAATGAGCTTGCAAGGCAATTAAAG GAAGATGGAGCAGAAATAACTGCAAATTCACTTCATCCGGGAGTAGTTGCTACCAATATTATACGCAGCAAAAGCATTTTCGCTg GTATTGTTAACAAGTTTGGTAAATATGTGTTCAGAAACGTTCAACAG GGGGCGGCAACAACATGTTATTTGGCGTTGAATCCACAGGTGAAGGGGATTAGTGGTGAATACTTCGTGGATTGTAACTTGGCGAAAGCAAGTTGGCGGGGAACAGATGTTGAGTTGGGAAAGAAACTTTGGGATTTCAGCATGAATTTGGTTAAGTAA
- the LOC131146963 gene encoding uncharacterized protein LOC131146963, giving the protein MSGGVGPSGDICLPKDDPDPGLHLRSQTSTAGNPHQPSPRGRGARFLTFRQLNALAVVVVFSASGLVSLEDFAFVVFSVVYMYFISKAAFPNRTPSSEGSTVFDPKNKILRLYVLIGALVGLFLPIAYIFEGIFEGDKEGIKAAAPHVFLLSSQVFMEGLAFSDRFSIPIRVFVPVFYNSRRIFTIVEWLRTEIGKVDEEYGGSARRLYVGRALAVANMAFWCFNLFAFLLPVYLPKAFQKYYSGYSKVKY; this is encoded by the coding sequence ATGTCCGGCGGCGTCGGTCCCTCCGGCGACATTTGCCTACCCAAAGATGACCCAGACCCAGGGCTTCACCTTCGCTCCCAGACCTCCACCGCGGGCAACCCCCATCAACCCTCCCCCCGCGGCCGGGGAGCCCGCTTCCTCACCTTCCGGCAGCTCAACGCGCTCGCCGTCGTCGTCGTCTTCTCCGCGAGCGGCCTCGTCAGCCTCGAAGACTTCGCATTCGTTGTCTTCTCCGTCGTCTACATGTACTTCATTTCCAAGGCCGCGTTCCCCAACCGCACCCCCTCGTCGGAGGGTTCCACCGTCTTCGACCCCAAGAACAAGATCCTCCGCCTTTACGTCCTGATCGGAGCCCTAGTCGGACTGTTCCTCCCGATCGCGTACATCTTCGAGGGCATCTTCGAGGGCGACAAGGAGGGGATCAAGGCGGCGGCGCCGCACGTGTTCCTCCTCTCGAGCCAGGTGTTCATGGAGGGACTGGCGTTCTCGGACCGGTTCTCGATTCCCATCCGGGTGTTCGTACCGGTGTTCTACAACTCGCGGAGGATCTTCACGATCGTGGAGTGGCTGAGGACGGAAATCGGGAAGGTGGACGAAGAGTACGGCGGCTCCGCCAGGAGACTGTACGTCGGGAGGGCGCTCGCGGTGGCGAACATGGCGTTTTGGTGCTTCAATCTGTTTGCGTTCTTGTTGCCTGTTTATCTTCCCAAGGCCTTTCAGAAGTACTACTCTGGATATAGTAAGGTTAAATATTGA